The proteins below are encoded in one region of Chaetodon trifascialis isolate fChaTrf1 chromosome 11, fChaTrf1.hap1, whole genome shotgun sequence:
- the LOC139338674 gene encoding uncharacterized protein produces the protein MYTEGAQTTGHHRFLQHINASTPCPCQHCVHYEQPAYGHHGGPGYQPASARQTDHPSLDCRRDIQAPRVKDVGGRAFAVDRVERSGHRSPQRRPVFAGPGPYSLSDDLSQVCPWELNPAQWSYPPEPGVRHYPSVREQCGCVVRSDTRAHPFNAGIPHPLPHLQVKGQGYRHRRTVRYFSVDEEEEGCGYTSEHYHLESHNPHLSHLDKPNGHCGPRPGFFEEGEERDSHQDRGRLKGGSEEGCNGRTGSHKGFFPTEVPQKHLNQSRQKGPFVPPSCITSPEPSKSTTNDDNRRQGLEVVKQKRRQDLVRDQIRQVVTDLEDVLGGLKQVHVEMKEVVEQIDRLTASIDLSEEASCITEGSLSNFHSSIHPGDLRLVPLPNHKPAPVQAPQHIDEDRIILRTNSPSPVHMASVVKTSRFTPPNHSKDINHERSGVNGHPPHLYPTRDSNHIGKTHPEPHPQSLDPKVIIGNSTSNSRTQKPPLYPQNGRCGKGPYPPPKPVRTPAYPGRGRQNSSMV, from the exons ATGTACACAGAAGGCGCACAAACAACGGGACACCACCGATTTCTTCAGCACATCAACGCCTCCACCCCCTGCCCCTGCCAGCACTGCGTCCACTATGAGCAGCCAGCGTACGGCCATCACGGTGGGCCGGGATACCAACCAGCatcagccagacagacagaccaccCATCTCTGGACTGCAGGAGAGACATACAGGCTCCTCGGGTTAAAGACGTAGGAGGGAGAGCTTTCGCAGTGGACAGAGTAGAGAGAAGCGGTCATCGCAGCCCACAGAGGAGGCCTGTGTTCGCAGGGCCGGGCCCTTACAGCCTTTCAGATGACTTGAGCCAAGTTTGCCCCTGGGAGCTGAACCCTGCCCAGTGGAGCTACCCGCCGGAGCCTGGGGTGAGACACTACCCATCTGTCAGAGAACAGTGTGGCTGTGTGGTGCGCAGCGACACCAGGGCACACCCCTTTAACGCTGGGATACCACATCCTCTCCCGCATcttcaggtcaaaggtcaagggtACAGGCACAGGAGGACTGTCAGGTATTTTTcagtggatgaggaggaggagggctgtggATACACCTCCGAGCACTATCATTTAGAGTCCCACAATCCCCATCTGAGTCATTTAGACAAGCCAAATGGCCACTGTGGACCGAGGCCTGGTTTCtttgaggagggggaggaaagagaTAGCCATCAGGACCGGGGCAGGCTGAAGGGTGGATCAGAGGAGGGCTGTAATGGACGCACTGGCTCTCACAAAGGTTTCTTTCCTACTGAAGTCCCACAAAAACACTTGAACCAAAGCAGACAGAAGGGGCCCTTCGTCCCTCCCTCTTGCATCACCAGTCCAGAGCCCTCAAAATCGACAACCAACGACGACAACCGGCGTCAGGGTTTGGAGGTGgtgaagcagaagaggaggcaggaTTTAGTGAGGGATCAAATCCGACAAGTGGTGACAGATCTGGAGGATGTGTTAGGTGGTTTGAAGCAAGTTCACGTGGAGATGAAAGAG gTGGTCGAGCAGATCGATCGTCTCACAGCCAGTATCGACCTCAGTGAGGAGGCGTCCTGCATCACTGAGGGGTCGCTCAGTAACTTTCACAGTTCAATTCATCCGGGTGACCTCAGGTTGGTCCCGCTGCCCAATCACAAGCCCGCGCCAGTCCAGGCACCGCAACACATCGATGAAGACCGCATCATCTTAAGAACTAACTCTCCCTCCCCTGTTCACATGGCGTCAGTCGTCAAAACCAGCCGCTTCACCCCACCCAACCACAGTAAGGACATCAACCACGAAAGGTCAGGTGTGAACGGCCACCCGCCTCACCTGTATCCCACCAGAGACTCCAACCACATTGGTAAAACTCACCCTGAGCCCCACCCACAGAGCCTAGACCCGAAGGTCATTATTGGTAACAGCACCTCCAATTCAAGAACTCAGAAGCCTCCTCTGTACCCCCAAAACGGGCGGTGTGGGAAGGGCCCGTACCCGCCCCCCAAGCCTGTGAGGACCCCTGCCTACCCCGGGAGAGGCCGCCAGAACTCCAGCATGGTGTGA